The Cyprinus carpio isolate SPL01 chromosome B8, ASM1834038v1, whole genome shotgun sequence genome segment GAAATCTACACGTCGTTTTTAAGTGTTTATGCAGCGCTTAAACTCATTTGTTACCTCAAACAATGTTAAAATAGTGCTTCGCGAGCTCACTAGCCAGTCAACGGCTCTGTGTCAAAACTTCGCTCGCTGCCTAGCTAGACAGCAATTTAGGTGTACTCGACCGCTCGCAGTGCAGTCTAGCTAGGCGGCTCACTATGTTTTGAGACGCAGTCAGCGACACTTCGAGTCGTCCGAAAACAAAcgcgttattattatttattaacccaCATAAGCGTTGTGATACATACCAGCTCATCTTGAACTCAAATTCAATCCAAATCAATCGAAATACAATCCCTTTCCTTCAAAACCATCGCCTTTTCAGTCTATAAGACCGAGAGAGCGAGCAGGAAGTAGAGAAGTTTAGTGCAAGTCAGAGGTCGCGAGGATTTAAACTACGGCAAGCGGAGAGGTGAAACTACAGCCGCGCAACAGGTACAGCgggacacattcacacacactgagATTAGAATGCGTTTGTGAAGACTACGCAATGATACACGATTTCTTAGTTTCTCTTAATAGTTGATCTTCAGCATTATGTATTGTCCATTCTTTAAAGAAAACGTATAATGGCTGTCGAATACATTTAATGTCCTTTACCGATATGTTATTACTCGAAGAGTGGCAGGTATGTTTAATTTGAACTTTATTTCATACTTCTCCTGAAATCTTTAGCTGAAGTATGAATAAACACAAATGAGACAATGTGGATATATGGCTCTTGAGTAACTTGAGTAGGCCTATAAGTAACTTGATAAGAAATTAAATCTCTGATCTTTGTTAAAATCATTGTTGCTGAGGACAAATGAGATATTGAAGAAATCTCATTAtctcatattatttaaatatgtcaatgtcttaaagggatactccaccccaaaatgaaaaattttgtcattaatcacttacccccatgtcgtttcaaacccataaaagctttgttcgtcttcggaacacaatttaagatattttggatgaaaaccgggaggcttgagactgtcccatagactgccaagtaaagaacagtgtcaaggtccagaaaaggtatgaaaatcgtcgtcagaatactccatctgccatcagacgtgcaatctgtgttatatgaagcaacaggaacactttttgtaagcgaagaaaacaaacataacgactttattcaacaattccgtTGTCAACaatctcctctgtatctctccatatcaccgtatgctgcatatgctcttctgtatcatccgcgccacaaggatgcactgtttctacgtgtatttagctttgatttgaaagaaaacagcgcatccttgtggcgcggatgatttctttgcttacaaaaagtgttcccgtagcttcatataacccagattgcacgtctgatggagtattctgacgatgactttcataccttttatggaccttgacactgttatttacttggcagtctatgggacagtcacaggcctcccggttttcatccaaaatatcttaaattgtgttcagaagacaaacaaaacttttacgggtttggaacgacatgggggtaagtgattaatgccaaaattttcattttggggtggagtatccctttagggCATAGGCCTATTCACATCAAGGACTATAAGGATAACAGTaactaaaaagttttaataatcattcagaTTCTAtgagaatagcagagtccacatcacaactataatgataacaacgCAGATGAACAATATtattgaaatcactttcagaacatttttttttctgctgataaaattacagccaatcagaatccatcctgctttaaaaaTGCTCAAGTAAAGCAGCAGAAACAGAACAAATATAACAGAATGGTCCATTGGTGTGGCCGCTGATATAGTTATCAATCtagatatttttataattaccgttttttttctgaatgtaaaagaaaaaaaaaaatctaatttttcaaGAATAGATAAGTCCACACCACATCTATAATGATAACGAAACAGGGGAGTGATATTGTTGGAATAACTTTCagggcaattatttttttttttttttcaattattagaACAAATTTTAAACATTGACAGCCAAACATAATTTACTGGACTTTAAAGAACTTCAGCATTCAATGCAGCAGATGACATAACAGTAGTACAAGCTGATAAAAGCTTTTTTGTCTGTTAGTTGCTCTGGGTGTGGTCTTCCAAGCCAAATCTTAAAAAGAGAATTTTTACATAGAAAAGTTAACAGTAATTGACTACCCTGTGGTAATAAagctgatttatatttatatacaattgctaaatatatttttattcatacaacttttttgttgttttcaattaGCCACCCACAATTTCAAATTTAGATCATTTATTCCATCTTTTCCAGTTTGTTgacatattgtttttttctatatgtgcaacacacacacacaaagacacattgGATTCTGTTGTATTTTATTCAGGTGTGTATTCAAGTACGCATCAACtggaaaacatttaatttacaacaaaatgagAAGCCAAGTGAACATTTCCTCTCCACAAAAGGATAACATCAATTCATTTTTGAGAACAATTAAGAGATTTTACCACTGGGCCTTATTATAAGGCAATGGAAGTAACAGGAGGTAAAAACGTATCAAAACATCCTTTCTGCTAGTGAGTTAAATCCCACGCTTGTGTCCCTCATACGCATAAACGTGACCACAAACAACTCTAAGTGCCTCCATCTGATAAGAGACATGCAAGACATGCAGTAAGAGATACAGTCCAGTAGAAAAAGAATACAGATACCAAAATATTGGCCACACAACAAAGTATTTATCTGCACACTATAAACCGGAAACGTTATGAGAACGGATGAGCATCAGTAAagatgactttcttctttcgcttgtgtttttttattttttattttttttgtagaggaGATGAGTCACTGATGGTGGACAGCGTCATGGGCCGATGCTGAATGTTTACTCTCAGTCTTTAATGACCGAGGGTTGCAGGGACTAGAATAATCAGGTAAACAACAGTGAATCAGTGTTGTGAAACAGGGCCTGCTTCAGAGCTGACTAGGGCCACATTTACATTTCTGTGCTGCCCTCTGTGCGTATTGTTCTATGGCAGCCAAGTCTGCAACCGAGTTTGGCTCAAACAAGGCTGTTCATCCTGGCTCTGATCCAAAGCCAGACAGTGAATAGTCATGCTGAGACCATGATGAGGGGGGGAGTTGAGTTGTGAGACTTGTCACGATATCCATTTGCCCCAAAAATGGCTAATATTGAGCTAGTTTCTCTGATACTGTACTCCCAGGGTCACAGcaatttatttttggctattCTAGTGAAATTGACTCAcatacaaaaatggaaaatatggaCATGGAAGCACTCCATATACAGGTTCATGCAAGCATGCTCGaaaacaaacacacgcacacaagtTTTCCAGAGGTCACGATTGCTTGTTGCTTCACAGAACAACATTATGAAGAATACTACtacttgttaataaaaaaatattaatcaccccataatattttttactacataataaccaaaaaaaacacactagaTAAATTAACTTCCATTCCATCTCTATAGCTTTTCAGCACGCAGCTCCTAACGTAAAATGTTCCCTTCAAACTGAAGAGACGCACACATTGCATGCACACAATTCCGCCGGGTATTGTATCTGATCAGTGAGAACTGCTTCGCTATTTTTACTGATGCAGTTTGGCCCTGCATTCTGATGTGTCTtggcacagaaagaaagaaaaaagaaaataacagataaaaaaattgAGCCAGAAGCTGTTTTTGTATGTAttcctattttaaaaaacaatacttCTCATACCATGTGTGCTTCAGAAATGAAGATATTTCTCtaaaaagaaaagaggagagaCCTTGAACAGATCCTGATATTACAGAAACTGTTATAACTCAACATTTACACCCTCCTCCCAGGAATCTAATACGTAATATTCCCTTCTTCACttacattaagagagaggttaagagGTACAAACCTACTTGTGTATACAATTCTGACATTAAGGGCCATATCGATGCATAATTCAAGACAATAATGCCAATGTATACATTCAGAATGCTTGTTTAGCTTTCGGCAGATTTCAGcagtatgtagatgagtttctggATCAATATTGGGTTTGTATCATTTCCGTTTTGCACCCCagataaatattgcatttatttttttaactcgGCTGCTAGAGCTGTAACCTGATGAGTGTTTTCTATTTTGCCAATAAGgagctgcatttttaatttaaggacTGTCACATTTTGggaattcatttatttctgtatatttaattgttcaaaatgtattttaaatatcacTATTCTATTAGTTATTCATGCGTGACCtcaccaagagagagagagaaaaaaaagggaattctGCCAGAAGATACGTTGCAGAAGTGGTTTGTCCAAGATGGTGAGAACGTGCCAAAAATATGGTATAAAATGTGGATGATTTAATTTTTCTGGGAATGAAAGCCAGGAGTGAGGAGTGCTTATATATGGGACCATATGGTCAAAAttgtttagaatttttgtttcatttttgtgtaagtTTGAAATGAAAGCTCAACTTTCTGAAATTAGTTAAATACAACTGTAGTGTTTTGTACGCATATTTTGCTTATAAGATAATGAGAACACAAGTTTTTGCTTTGAGTTTTTCACCAAATAAtcttactgtttatttatttattaaacacatcATTCAGTGTGTCCGCAAGTCATCATTTGCAAAATTGCGCTAATAACAGATAATATTTGAAACTCTGAAGAAATGCCGGAGAATGCATCACATTTGACACTGTCAATAGTCGATTtttcttgcacacacacatacgcacacgcacacacacacacttacaaaacaTTCTGCACTATGTACAGTACACAATCACAATCtgaaaaaacagaagaaagaaagaaaacaaaaatgtaaacacacccTTTGTTTCAACATTCAGTCAATGTAAAATCTGAGTATAGGGGTGTTTGCGTATGCATTAGCATACACGTGTACAtacgcgcacacacgcacacacaggtGCACGGACAAACATTGTAATACTGAAAGACACTGCTTTGTACATTCCAAGTAGAAAACATGTAGTAATATGTTTGTATAATTATCTGTACAAAACTCCCTCTCGTTCTCATCATTAATATTCAGAATCTCTAGGCATGATCCGGATATGAGTAACCGTGGAGATATACCACATTACGGTGCTGCCCCTGAGAGCAGTATAAATGTCGAAACTGTTCCCATCCAAAAACATCTTGAATGGCATGCATATAGCAGGCAGGCCTCAGCCggtaaaaatgcaaaacaatgacTCCTAAGATCAATCCTGCCCAGTGGTGATGCTCGCAGGCAAGCATTACCATAATTTGGActgatttcatttttgaaaaccgtgtgtacatgtgtgttaaAATGCGTGCTGAATATATAATGTGCATAAAAAGGGACCCGATGAAAATTATTGGATGATGAAAGCTGGAAACGCAACTGTCCAGTAAAACAATGACAATAAGGACAACAAAAGGACAATTGTCACataaaaatagtcatttttaaaGTAGTAACTCTTGTTGACACTCTGCGTGGTTTGAATCGGATGCATATTGCTGTGGGTCTTTAGACATGACTGATGCAATCTTTTTAGTACTAGCAAAGACGTGATACTAGATGCATGCAGGGATACAGGCAGCAAAAACAGAAAGGCAAAATGTTTGGATCGGATCACTGTATCTCACTCTACCAGAAGTAGATATGCAGAACTGCATGTTGGGCGCTTATGCGCACTAAAAGAAGCGAAACAGGTAAAGGCCACAACTGTGTCTTAATTTCAATCCCTACTGTAGAAAGCAAACTTGTGAAAGTGAGCCAGACTGTGTTTTACTGTCGtcgtcgttgttgttgtttttcgtttttttattgCACTGAAAGTATGTTGCGGATAACAAATGCCATCTGCATCACTCACTTGTATATAAGGGATTTGGAAATAGTAAAATAACGCAACTGTATAATGCAACAGACCTTTAACGTCCACCTGAACTCAATCTCCTTGAGCCTTCATAGCTCGTAGGTTTTCCCCAAATCAACATTTGAAATGAAGTTATTAggttaaaacaaacaatatatatatatttttaattgtctgctgtatttaaatgcatttggcaCATtctgctgaaaaacaacaacaacacagaaacattaaataattaacaatcatttaaaaagacTGCAACACATTAAGCAAATGAAAGTGCACTTTTTATCTGACAACTCACTGATAAACCAAAatacaaaggggaaaaaaagactaaaatctcaagaGATTGCTCTGGTCCCCAGAGCTGAGAGTTGAACCCTTATGACTGCGCTGTGTCTGCAAGTGCTCTTTCTGTGGATTGACCTGACTGCTTGAACCGTCGTCTTTGACGCCCTCTCCGTCCCATCCATGCAACACGAGTCCACTTACTCCCCACTCATTTGAcataaaacaatagtggctacAGAAAAATGCCACCACAATCAATGAAAACCGTAGGAAACGGATGGATATAGTGAGAGGGAGCGAGTATAAGAGTCAAGTGTATATAAGAGGAGAAAGAAaccttctttttttctcctcaaaGTCTTACTTTGCAAGTCCATCTCATGCACAAGTGGTGACGGTCATGATGTTGGCACTGCTGGGTCCCGCGCTCCCACAGGAGCTGGGAGGAGAGGTGTGGCTCCCCCCTGCCCCAGCACTACTGCCCTTGTCCGTGGGTTTCTTGTCTTTTTGTTTCAGGTGCACCTTGGCGTGCCTCTTTCGCTCGTCGCTCCGCGCAAACTTGCGTCCGCAGAACTCACAAGAGAAGGGCTTCTCACCGGTGTGCGTGCGGATGTGCGTGGTTAGATGGTCACTGCGACTGAAGGACCGCATGCAGATGCGGCACTGGAAGGGTTTGTGTCCCGTGTGGATGCGCAGGTGACGCGTCAATTCGTCTGATCGTGAAAAGCGACGGTCGCAGTTCTCCGCCGGACAGGCGTGCGGTCGCTCGTGCACGGGAGTTTTGCTCGGCCGGTTGGGGTACTTTCTTGGTCGAATGGGTTTGAGGGCAAGTGTCTGAGAGGGTTGATGGTGTTGGGAAACGTGCTGTTGCCCACCGAGAAAGCTGGGATGGATCTGTTGCTTATCCTTAAAGGCTCGAATGGTCTCGAGGGGAGTTATGGGAGGTGGGTTGACTCTAATAGGGTCCATGGTTTGGAAGGGTTTATGCTCCATCACCCCTACGTCCCCCTGGTGATGGAAGAGGTTGTAGTCTGGGATCATGGAAAAGAGACTTCCGTCCATGCCTGGTTTGGAGGTGGTGTGGTAGTCAGAGCTCGGGTAGGGCAGAGACGAGGATGTGGCCGGGCTGTGGTGGAACGTCACCTGTTCTGGGTATATCTCACCACAGGTCGAGTAGGCAGGAAGGGGTGGTGCGTATACTTGCTCCATGTCTGACGACTGGCCACCCATGTTGCCGCTCGACGAAGACGTCTGGGTGGTGATGTTGCCAGGGGACGGTGACACCCCCAGGATTCCCGCACTCACCA includes the following:
- the LOC109067068 gene encoding early growth response protein 3-like is translated as MTGKLADKIPITMSSLINTIPDSLYPEEDIPTSMNIFTNPESISHYSQMNPDNIMDLGMGGEKGSGEVQYGSGFQSGRSGQTVTYLGKFAFDTPPSGSIGGSGWCPDNNIISLVSAGILGVSPSPGNITTQTSSSSGNMGGQSSDMEQVYAPPLPAYSTCGEIYPEQVTFHHSPATSSSLPYPSSDYHTTSKPGMDGSLFSMIPDYNLFHHQGDVGVMEHKPFQTMDPIRVNPPPITPLETIRAFKDKQQIHPSFLGGQQHVSQHHQPSQTLALKPIRPRKYPNRPSKTPVHERPHACPAENCDRRFSRSDELTRHLRIHTGHKPFQCRICMRSFSRSDHLTTHIRTHTGEKPFSCEFCGRKFARSDERKRHAKVHLKQKDKKPTDKGSSAGAGGSHTSPPSSCGSAGPSSANIMTVTTCA